A part of Stigmatella erecta genomic DNA contains:
- a CDS encoding fascin domain-containing protein encodes MTAGLTKWALSLVAMCVLLPGASEAAGLKITLQSDEGTYFSRCNGCQKTVDNKIPDTVTTHAKDATGAYSQFELVLVGNGKVALKSDNGKFVARCNGCIVGGAKPDFVTVHADSASESYAQFTIERLANGKYALKADTGKYLARCNGCSPGAAQPNTVTVHATDPNKEAFAQWAITPLFPKGQKISLQADTGLYFARCNGCQKTVDNKVPDTVTVHVKTPTETYDQFEVREMGGGKIALKSDNGKYVARCNGCIVGSKQPDTLAVHVDDPAAAYAQFKPVLLNNGKWALESDTGKYAARCNSCSPGASQANTVTVHATDPNKEAYAQWNIAYAP; translated from the coding sequence ATGACCGCAGGACTGACGAAGTGGGCATTGAGCCTGGTGGCGATGTGCGTGTTGCTTCCGGGGGCCAGCGAGGCCGCGGGGCTGAAGATCACGCTGCAGTCGGATGAGGGAACCTACTTCTCGCGCTGCAATGGCTGCCAGAAGACCGTGGACAACAAGATCCCCGACACCGTCACCACCCACGCCAAGGATGCCACCGGGGCCTACTCCCAGTTCGAGCTGGTGCTCGTGGGCAATGGGAAGGTGGCGTTGAAGTCGGACAACGGCAAGTTCGTGGCCCGCTGCAATGGCTGCATCGTGGGTGGCGCCAAGCCGGACTTCGTGACGGTGCATGCGGACAGCGCGTCCGAGTCCTATGCCCAGTTCACGATCGAGCGGCTGGCCAATGGCAAGTACGCGCTCAAGGCGGACACTGGCAAGTACCTGGCGCGCTGCAATGGCTGCTCGCCGGGCGCCGCGCAGCCCAACACCGTCACCGTGCACGCCACGGATCCCAACAAGGAGGCCTTCGCGCAGTGGGCCATCACGCCCCTCTTCCCCAAGGGCCAGAAGATCTCCCTCCAGGCGGACACGGGCCTGTACTTCGCGCGCTGCAATGGCTGCCAGAAGACCGTGGACAACAAGGTCCCCGACACCGTCACCGTCCACGTCAAGACGCCCACGGAGACCTATGACCAGTTCGAGGTGAGGGAGATGGGCGGCGGGAAGATCGCCCTCAAGTCGGACAACGGCAAGTACGTGGCCCGCTGCAATGGCTGCATCGTGGGCTCCAAGCAGCCCGACACCCTGGCCGTCCACGTGGATGACCCGGCCGCGGCCTATGCCCAGTTCAAGCCCGTGCTGCTCAACAACGGCAAGTGGGCCCTCGAGTCCGACACCGGCAAGTACGCGGCCCGCTGCAACAGCTGCTCGCCGGGCGCCTCGCAGGCCAACACTGTCACCGTGCACGCCACGGATCCCAACAAGGAGGCCTACGCCCAGTGGAACATCGCCTACGCCCCTTAG
- a CDS encoding NAD(P)/FAD-dependent oxidoreductase gives MTTGPLSSSADAPSAPIPEARSPQASYAVVVVGGGVAGLSAALTLVRAGVSVCVLERTDYSTWRPGETLSPVAYAELLQLLAPEPLETEGFLVSHGLEATWGSEQPHHHSFLTNPYGSGWHVERRHLDALLARHAQAHQVPLWQGTCLTHLEREGAGWRLQVNTPQGPCEVRCEALVDATGRSAQVARHCGVRRLNWDALCSVSAIVDRPLALLEQSLVVEATRWGWWYAAPLPQGRFILTLMSDVDVLERQGCWKPEGWSALFSATQHLAPRVGALPEVKRLYVRRCETSCLERAAGENWAAVGDAAAMWDPLSSSGILKGLRTGREAAQALCAALGGDGAALKHYAQQRDAEFFRYLSSRRAHYAQEQRWAREDFWRRRLSAAYV, from the coding sequence ATGACGACCGGCCCTCTCTCCAGTTCCGCGGACGCCCCGTCCGCTCCCATTCCCGAGGCGCGAAGCCCGCAGGCCTCCTATGCCGTGGTGGTGGTGGGAGGCGGTGTGGCGGGCTTGAGCGCCGCGCTGACCTTGGTCCGGGCAGGCGTGTCCGTCTGTGTGCTGGAGCGCACCGATTATTCCACCTGGCGCCCCGGGGAGACGCTCTCCCCGGTGGCGTACGCCGAGCTGCTGCAACTGCTGGCGCCCGAGCCCCTGGAGACGGAGGGTTTCCTGGTCTCCCACGGCCTGGAGGCCACCTGGGGGTCGGAACAGCCGCACCACCACTCCTTTCTCACCAATCCCTACGGCAGCGGCTGGCATGTGGAGCGTCGGCACCTGGACGCGCTGTTGGCCCGGCATGCCCAGGCGCACCAGGTGCCCCTGTGGCAAGGAACCTGTCTCACCCACCTGGAGCGGGAGGGGGCGGGGTGGCGGCTCCAGGTCAACACCCCTCAGGGGCCGTGCGAGGTGCGCTGCGAGGCGTTGGTGGATGCGACGGGGCGCTCGGCGCAGGTGGCGCGCCACTGTGGGGTGCGGCGCCTGAACTGGGATGCGCTGTGCAGCGTGTCGGCCATCGTGGACCGGCCCCTGGCCCTCCTGGAGCAATCCCTGGTGGTGGAGGCCACGCGCTGGGGCTGGTGGTACGCCGCGCCGCTGCCCCAGGGACGCTTCATCCTCACCCTGATGAGCGACGTGGATGTGCTGGAGCGCCAGGGCTGCTGGAAGCCGGAGGGGTGGAGCGCGCTCTTCTCGGCCACCCAGCACCTGGCCCCCCGGGTGGGCGCCCTGCCCGAAGTGAAGCGGCTGTACGTGCGCCGCTGCGAGACAAGCTGCCTGGAGCGCGCGGCGGGGGAGAACTGGGCCGCCGTGGGGGACGCCGCGGCGATGTGGGATCCACTCTCGTCGAGCGGTATCCTCAAGGGCTTGCGCACCGGACGCGAGGCCGCGCAGGCCCTGTGTGCCGCGCTGGGGGGAGACGGAGCGGCGCTGAAGCACTACGCCCAGCAGCGGGACGCGGAGTTCTTCCGCTACCTCTCCTCGCGCCGGGCCCATTATGCGCAGGAGCAGCGCTGGGCCCGGGAAGACTTCTGGCGCCGCCGGCTGAGCGCTGCCTATGTGTGA
- a CDS encoding LodA/GoxA family CTQ-dependent oxidase, producing the protein MPKFFRIHPAVGVARVGNSPDEFFMGPEHPGEPPNFDIAQKKFRPFKDSQGRIKRQAARFRIFEYEQKNGTIVPVREVTAGTNGVVSIQWKVHLANRKAAFFTFDGQDGVDGIWKGAEPEEGKPRVNLRNAHVQGAAERERQLVIDPGPKTVSGRSQPPVPLTHTKSHIPIPTLGELRTDENGNLLVLGGLGRAEKLPQGKLIDNYVNNDFWFDDMSDGPVSAEVTYTEAGKTQKAVLEGATGAWLLVGPPDFAPSASNVIRLIDTLWDVAVRFPEVPLFDTDGLFAQGLFSRLAKQRKDWDEASKSFKTYLPSFRQEIFPILDRALQHRQVHNPEASKAFHGSFAGAEGDLGSLSSSKGKRLRKTIFNYLRDPSSTTVEPLLMPKGLGDNYSDTEGPRPGYFMTLTHVQYALLKRWSEGAFEEDWNEAAARAIDPAITAEGLDRAALENCVGGPFFPGIDCSWMVRRPELYAAPFRVKHSGVAFPGTAKLPIGPGFFSQQMALPWQADFYQCKKQLFPPKGHAYEGEGMYHMWWSAHRPDDVYAKKGDFQLVPWTRALDAVAETEAKKPQFQSIATEDVPAIDLAMYVQMQKNWPQLGFVISEGELHFETQERSPAPTPGSNLRYATKIKLKSWKTDYLHRPDAASGVTTLGEGKGTEWSVEWVSENKLRLKSWKGDYLLRAETPQGVTTGAVGAASEWILELLNGQVILKSSRGDCLHRPDSASGVTTWGEGIGNLWQAEILESRPA; encoded by the coding sequence ATGCCCAAGTTCTTCAGAATCCACCCCGCCGTGGGCGTTGCCCGCGTGGGCAACTCCCCCGATGAGTTCTTCATGGGCCCCGAGCACCCCGGGGAGCCCCCCAACTTCGACATCGCCCAGAAGAAGTTCAGGCCGTTCAAGGACAGCCAGGGCCGCATCAAGCGGCAGGCGGCCCGCTTCCGCATCTTCGAGTACGAGCAGAAGAACGGCACGATCGTGCCCGTGCGCGAGGTGACGGCGGGCACGAATGGCGTTGTCAGCATCCAGTGGAAGGTCCACCTGGCCAACCGCAAGGCGGCCTTCTTCACCTTCGACGGCCAGGACGGCGTGGACGGCATCTGGAAGGGCGCGGAGCCCGAGGAGGGCAAGCCGCGGGTCAACCTGCGCAACGCCCATGTCCAGGGTGCCGCCGAGCGCGAGCGCCAGCTCGTCATCGACCCGGGGCCCAAGACGGTCTCCGGCCGCAGCCAGCCCCCCGTGCCCCTCACCCACACCAAGAGCCACATTCCCATCCCCACCCTGGGCGAGCTGCGCACGGACGAGAACGGAAACCTGCTCGTGCTGGGCGGCCTGGGACGCGCCGAGAAGCTTCCGCAGGGCAAGCTCATCGACAACTACGTGAACAACGACTTCTGGTTCGATGACATGTCGGACGGCCCCGTGAGCGCCGAGGTCACCTACACCGAGGCCGGGAAGACCCAGAAGGCGGTGCTGGAGGGGGCCACCGGGGCCTGGCTGCTGGTGGGCCCGCCGGACTTCGCGCCCTCGGCGAGCAACGTCATCCGCCTCATCGACACGCTGTGGGATGTGGCGGTGCGCTTCCCCGAGGTGCCGCTGTTCGACACCGACGGCCTGTTCGCCCAGGGCCTGTTCTCCCGGCTCGCCAAGCAGCGCAAGGACTGGGATGAGGCATCCAAGTCCTTCAAGACGTACCTGCCCTCCTTCCGGCAGGAGATCTTCCCCATTCTGGACCGCGCCCTGCAGCACCGCCAGGTCCACAACCCCGAGGCCTCCAAGGCGTTCCATGGAAGCTTCGCGGGCGCGGAAGGGGATCTGGGCTCGCTGAGTTCCTCCAAGGGCAAGCGCCTGCGCAAGACCATCTTCAATTACCTGCGCGACCCGTCCAGCACCACCGTCGAGCCCCTGCTGATGCCCAAGGGGCTGGGCGACAACTACTCGGACACGGAGGGGCCCCGGCCGGGCTACTTCATGACCCTCACGCACGTGCAGTACGCGCTGCTCAAGCGGTGGTCCGAGGGGGCGTTCGAGGAGGACTGGAACGAGGCGGCGGCCCGGGCGATTGATCCGGCCATCACCGCCGAGGGCTTGGACCGGGCCGCGCTGGAGAACTGCGTGGGCGGCCCCTTCTTCCCGGGCATCGACTGCAGCTGGATGGTGCGCCGGCCCGAGCTGTACGCGGCGCCCTTCCGGGTGAAGCACTCGGGGGTGGCCTTCCCTGGCACGGCCAAGCTTCCCATCGGCCCGGGGTTCTTCTCCCAGCAGATGGCGCTGCCCTGGCAGGCGGACTTCTACCAGTGCAAGAAGCAGCTCTTCCCGCCCAAGGGGCACGCCTACGAGGGCGAGGGCATGTACCACATGTGGTGGTCCGCTCACCGGCCGGATGACGTCTACGCGAAGAAGGGAGACTTCCAGCTCGTGCCCTGGACGCGCGCGCTGGACGCGGTGGCCGAGACCGAGGCGAAGAAGCCGCAGTTCCAGAGCATCGCGACCGAGGACGTGCCCGCCATCGACCTGGCCATGTACGTCCAGATGCAGAAGAACTGGCCCCAGCTCGGCTTCGTCATCAGCGAGGGCGAGCTGCACTTCGAGACCCAGGAGCGCAGCCCTGCGCCCACCCCGGGCTCGAACCTGCGCTACGCGACGAAGATCAAGCTGAAGTCATGGAAGACCGACTACCTGCACCGGCCCGACGCGGCCTCGGGAGTCACCACGCTGGGCGAGGGCAAGGGCACGGAGTGGTCCGTCGAGTGGGTGAGCGAGAACAAGCTCCGGCTGAAGTCGTGGAAGGGCGACTACCTGCTGCGGGCCGAGACCCCTCAAGGGGTCACCACCGGCGCCGTGGGGGCCGCCAGTGAGTGGATCCTCGAGCTGCTCAACGGCCAGGTCATCCTGAAGTCCTCCAGGGGCGACTGCCTGCACCGGCCCGACTCGGCCTCCGGCGTGACGACCTGGGGCGAGGGCATCGGCAACCTCTGGCAGGCCGAGATCCTGGAGTCCCGCCCGGCCTAG